The region ATCCTTATCAAAGTTAACCAAATTGGTACTTTAACAGAAACTGTTGAAGCTATTGAAATGGCTAAAGAAGCTGGTTACACAGCTATCGTATCTCACCGCTCAGGTGAAACAGAAGATACAACAATTGCTGACTTGGTTGTTGCTACAAACGCTGGCCAAATCAAGACTGGTTCTATGAGTCGTACAGACCGTATTGCTAAGTACAACCAATTAATGCGTATTGAAGATCAACTTGGCGAAGTTGCAGAATACAAGGGTATTCACTCATTCTACAATCTTAGCGAAGATGCTCGTAACAGTGTAATTAACAAATAATTATTATTTGTAATTTGAAAGTCGAATCTTATTGATTCGACTTTTTTTGTTGATTTAAATTGACACAAACTATTTAACGTATTAATATATATTTGTAAACGAAAGCGTTAAATAGAGGGTGATATAATGCATGATGTTGATACAGGAATTTTTAATACACAAAATCCAGTTATTTTTTCAATTACAAAAGTTAATTATCAAAGATATATGACACGCGCTCAGATTAAGGTTAACGATATGTCATTTCCTGAAAATGATGTTCGTCCTAAGTTGCTTATTGAAGGAGCAATAAAATTGGGAAGAATGGTTCAACGTGGTGGAATGAATAACGGACAAGTTAACTTTAATGCAGATAATTTTACATTAGCAGATGATGCGGGTGAAGGATTAGCCGAGTATAAATATACTGATGTTGATTGGATTCAAGTTGGAGCTGTAATTTCAGAGGAGTTGAGTGGTTATCCTTTTGGATATTTATGGATGTTAATTACAGTTAAAGCAGGTGACGGGGAATTTCACATATTGAATTCTGATTTTAAAGTGTTGGATCAGTTGTTGCCACTTTGGAAAGATAAGCAAATAGTAGTTGAAGATCCACTAAGTGTAGTTCAAGAATGGCAGAATTATAACGAAAACGTTGATACTTTTAAAAAGTATTTTACAAATAAATATGAAAATCTACGTAAAAATACAAATTATCCAGTTGTAATTAAAGGAGAAAACCCAGTTTGGGGAGAAGACTAATCTTTACTGAATCATAGTGGCATTTATAGCCAAAATATGGTAAATTATAAAGTATGTAATACTACCGCACGAAGGAGATTATCCTATGTATTCAACGTTGATGACAGCTTTATTAATTCTTTCAGTAATTATTATCATTGCTGTTTTGATGCAACCTTCAAAGAATGAGAGTTCTCTAGCTTCACTTTCAGGTGGTGCTAGCGAATTGTTTAGTCAACAAAAAGCCCGTGGCTTTGAGGCTTTTATGCAAAAAGTTACAGCTATTTTGCTTGTGTTGTTCTTTGTAGTTGCAATCGCTATGGTATATGTATCAGCACATTAGAGAGAATATTCTGAAAAAGCGGGGCAAATTGACTTTGTCTCGCTTTATTTTATATAAATGGAGTAAACAATGGAAAGTAATAAACTACAAGCATCGATTTTAAACTTTTTACAAAAGTTTCCAAAGCGTTCGTTTACGGCTGAAGAAATTTTTAAGGGATTAGAATTGGAAGGTGCTAGCGTTTTTAATTTATTAGTAAAAGAACTAGCAAAAATGGAGCGTTCTGAGAAAGTCGCTATCACTAGGGAGGACAAGTTTAAGTTGGCAACGCCAAAGAATCAGTTGCTAGTTGAAGGAGTCTTTCATGGTAATGATCGTGGATTTGGCTTTGTATCGGTTGAAGATGATGATATTGACGATATCTACATCAATGAGGATCATACCGCTTACGCCTTAAATAACGATATCGTTGAAGCTAAGATCATTCGTCCATCAAAGAAGGGTGACGATCGTGGACCTGAAGGAATTGTCAAAAAAATTGTCGAGCGTAACTTTACGCAGGCAGTAGGTACTTTTGAATATGCACCTGAACCAGATAAAAAC is a window of Pediococcus claussenii ATCC BAA-344 DNA encoding:
- the secG gene encoding preprotein translocase subunit SecG, translated to MYSTLMTALLILSVIIIIAVLMQPSKNESSLASLSGGASELFSQQKARGFEAFMQKVTAILLVLFFVVAIAMVYVSAH